One genomic segment of Candidatus Eisenbacteria bacterium includes these proteins:
- a CDS encoding prolyl oligopeptidase family serine peptidase yields the protein MYSHVRHDFNGNGRNKRGSHEKSLWIFGKSSFVVLSIALLSCLVWALALAQGEAYRKPPDTRQIEVRDVLHGKEIVDPYRWLEDQESPETRAWIDAQNAYSHSLIDSLKVREKIRQRLTELMKIERITMPSEHGGRYFFYKRSPDQDQYVLYMRRGPEGEDEVLIDPNTMSADKTKSVELQDVSKDGTILAYGIRDGGQDEVAVRLFNVDTKCDLPDTLTRGLYFSLSIPPDKSGFYYSRHGEEGSRVYYHKMGSNPSDDVKIFGDGYGPDKGIGAVVSEDGRYLVIDVAYGSAGQKTDIFYQDLTEKGPIRTFVDDVEARFEPHLAGDKVFILTDWNAPKGRVLVADVKNPRRENWKEIIPEGSAVIEGMSLAGGRLFINYLDNVVSKIKVFDPDGKFLREISLPALGSVSGVAGWWESNEAFFSFTSFHVPPTIYRYDVGKGTQTVWAQLKVPVKTDMFEVKQVWYASKDSTKIPMFLVYKKGMRLDGQNPTFLTGYGGFDVSMTPYYSSVGVLWIENGGVYAVPNLRGGAEFGEEWHRAGMFDKKQNVFDDFIAAAEWLTANKYTNPSKLAISGGSNGGLLVGAAEVQRPDLFRAVVCTYPLLDMLRYDQFLLGKFWVSEYGSASDPEQFKYIYAYSPYQNVKKGVEYPATLFITGDSDTRVAPLHARKMTAMVQSATGSDKPVLLLYDTKLGHSGGQPLNKQIDDLTDEMGFLFWQLGMGN from the coding sequence ATGTACTCTCACGTCAGACACGATTTCAACGGAAATGGTCGTAACAAGAGAGGCTCGCACGAGAAGTCCCTCTGGATCTTCGGAAAATCCTCGTTCGTCGTGCTCTCGATTGCCCTTCTGTCGTGCCTTGTGTGGGCCCTTGCTCTGGCGCAGGGAGAGGCATACAGAAAACCGCCGGACACCCGGCAGATCGAAGTCAGAGACGTCCTGCACGGTAAAGAGATCGTGGATCCTTACCGGTGGCTGGAGGACCAGGAGAGTCCGGAAACGAGAGCGTGGATCGACGCACAGAACGCGTATTCCCATTCGTTGATCGATTCCCTGAAGGTGAGGGAAAAGATCAGGCAGCGACTGACCGAGTTGATGAAGATCGAGCGCATCACCATGCCGTCCGAGCACGGCGGTCGCTACTTCTTTTACAAGCGGTCGCCCGACCAGGATCAGTACGTTCTCTACATGCGTCGGGGACCTGAAGGTGAGGACGAGGTCTTGATCGATCCGAACACTATGAGCGCGGACAAGACAAAGAGCGTGGAGCTTCAAGACGTGTCCAAGGACGGCACCATATTGGCGTACGGAATCCGGGACGGAGGCCAGGACGAGGTCGCCGTCAGGCTCTTCAACGTAGACACAAAATGCGACCTGCCTGACACGCTTACCAGGGGACTCTACTTCAGCTTGTCGATCCCGCCGGACAAGAGCGGCTTTTACTATTCTCGCCACGGCGAAGAGGGTTCGCGGGTCTATTATCACAAAATGGGATCAAATCCGAGTGACGATGTTAAGATATTCGGCGACGGCTACGGTCCGGACAAGGGGATCGGTGCCGTCGTCTCTGAGGACGGGCGTTACTTGGTCATCGACGTGGCGTACGGTTCGGCCGGGCAGAAAACCGACATTTTCTACCAGGACTTGACCGAGAAGGGCCCGATACGAACATTCGTTGACGACGTTGAAGCAAGATTTGAACCCCATCTGGCCGGCGACAAGGTCTTTATACTGACTGACTGGAATGCGCCCAAAGGTCGCGTTCTGGTCGCGGACGTGAAGAACCCCAGGCGCGAGAACTGGAAGGAAATAATCCCGGAGGGAAGTGCGGTCATCGAGGGCATGTCGCTTGCGGGCGGAAGGCTGTTCATCAACTACCTGGACAACGTGGTCTCGAAAATCAAGGTCTTCGATCCGGACGGCAAGTTTCTGCGCGAGATTTCGTTACCGGCGCTCGGTAGCGTGAGTGGTGTGGCGGGTTGGTGGGAGAGCAACGAAGCTTTCTTTTCGTTCACGTCGTTCCACGTGCCGCCGACCATTTACCGTTACGACGTCGGCAAGGGAACACAAACGGTGTGGGCGCAGCTTAAGGTTCCGGTGAAGACCGACATGTTCGAGGTCAAACAGGTGTGGTACGCCTCGAAGGACAGCACAAAGATCCCGATGTTTCTGGTGTACAAGAAGGGCATGAGGCTCGACGGGCAGAATCCGACGTTCCTCACCGGCTACGGTGGTTTCGATGTCAGCATGACTCCGTACTATTCGTCGGTTGGGGTGCTCTGGATCGAAAATGGCGGTGTATATGCCGTGCCCAACCTGCGAGGCGGAGCGGAATTCGGCGAAGAATGGCACCGCGCCGGAATGTTTGACAAGAAGCAAAACGTGTTTGACGATTTCATCGCCGCCGCCGAATGGCTCACGGCGAACAAATATACGAACCCATCCAAACTTGCGATATCGGGAGGAAGTAACGGCGGGCTTCTGGTGGGCGCCGCCGAAGTGCAACGACCCGACCTCTTCCGGGCCGTCGTCTGTACGTATCCGTTGCTTGACATGCTGCGCTATGATCAGTTCCTGCTCGGCAAGTTCTGGGTTTCCGAGTACGGCTCCGCAAGCGATCCGGAGCAATTCAAATACATTTATGCGTATTCTCCGTACCAGAACGTGAAGAAAGGCGTCGAGTATCCGGCCACGTTGTTCATTACCGGAGATTCCGACACGCGAGTTGCGCCTCTTCACGCTCGCAAGATGACGGCCATGGTTCAGTCGGCTACCGGGTCCGATAAGCCCGTGTTGCTTCTCTACGACACAAAACTGGGTCACTCGGGGGGGCAACCGTTGAACAAGCAAATTGATGATCTGACGGACGAGATGGGTTTCCTCTTCTGGCAGCTCGGTATGGGGAACTAG
- a CDS encoding T9SS type A sorting domain-containing protein gives MKRPKTHLHPGVARLFCVLASGPARALTLTAICILLSGLVLAPATVLAAPIHTTYLWHMHQPIYWPDRSTWYPSRYETAYETITLGHSQSDVYEIFNKDDRVHDYQNYPKDAVASVLDLPDAGAQMSFAAALIENIKSLADAGWNGGRYAGTWYADYRTGRSWTTSGGRSRLSQLLVAAHHPIAPLMDQNALRKEIQVQKIAYKAAWGDTNYSKGYFPAEICFSERMIPILVQQGMEWVIVPDVHVSRACQDYPYVASEDNCDPPNPADQLNPAQGYYDNIRISRGVNVKTPVPFGFRPHYARYVDPSTGQAYSIKVIPSADAMSWNEGYGMYGTGEIDAIASRNDPAKPMLILFAHDGDNSWSGGYSYYNENVTNFCHQAATKGYEPSTVDEYLADHPVDPGDVVHVEDGGWVNADGDFGSPQFINWNWPLVDASGQFDIPDGWAEDERNWAVLTAAQNRVETAEAIFGTEPSPAKIYDPTTGANSVEKAWHHLLSGYESGYMYYGTSLDMEVKATLAANAAVLYADPVITGGGGADAVAPTIWLPQRLPWNPGGRGGGSLWGYPSGEGTQMASDFWIWTFVYDASGVKRVQLKYRLDADGTNPMTSDQNETYAGGAEVGSWQTLAMAWRDFPKGNYLNDPSINFSVLPDYIADEYYVHVTELSEVLIDYYVEAEDSLGNVKRSPIQHVWIGETSGSPSHVIDGSLDTTSTLVASNGSLHLYADWDGQYLYVATEGVGSTAGWDHFVILGVDLSTPVAAPWAKAGTVADRTLYLGNEDSNNWCGWFDENENVLSSGIEKASGSYLEGLVALETYLGTPLPGGVYLAMAAYQSADGGVLAAQVPAGNGNGNVEAAEYVYFPLAVTGVEPDQGSGGSASPQAAVSLSVRPNPSSSGAQFELFLQRPQKLLFDIYDIHGHKVRTLDGGLVSAGRQSLAWDGRDARGQEVSPGVYIIRIDAAGQALSKKIVVLR, from the coding sequence GTGAAACGACCAAAGACTCATTTGCACCCAGGGGTTGCTCGACTTTTCTGCGTCTTGGCCTCCGGTCCCGCCCGTGCCTTGACTCTTACCGCAATCTGCATCTTGTTGTCCGGCCTGGTTCTTGCTCCGGCCACTGTCCTCGCCGCTCCCATCCACACCACTTACCTGTGGCACATGCATCAGCCGATATACTGGCCTGACAGGAGCACATGGTATCCCTCACGGTATGAAACGGCCTACGAAACCATAACGCTCGGCCATTCGCAGAGCGACGTGTACGAGATTTTCAACAAGGACGACCGCGTCCACGACTATCAGAATTATCCCAAGGACGCCGTTGCTTCCGTTCTCGACCTCCCCGACGCCGGCGCGCAGATGAGCTTCGCGGCGGCTTTGATCGAAAACATTAAGAGCCTCGCCGACGCAGGCTGGAACGGCGGGCGATACGCGGGAACCTGGTACGCCGACTACCGAACCGGCCGTTCGTGGACGACTTCCGGCGGTCGTTCGAGGCTGTCGCAGCTCTTGGTTGCCGCACATCACCCGATCGCTCCGCTCATGGACCAGAACGCGTTGCGGAAGGAAATCCAGGTCCAAAAGATAGCCTACAAGGCAGCTTGGGGAGACACGAACTACTCGAAGGGCTATTTCCCGGCCGAGATTTGCTTCTCGGAACGCATGATTCCGATTCTGGTGCAACAGGGAATGGAGTGGGTGATTGTTCCCGACGTCCACGTATCCCGCGCGTGCCAGGATTATCCGTACGTGGCCAGCGAAGACAATTGTGACCCACCCAATCCGGCCGATCAGTTGAACCCGGCGCAGGGCTACTACGACAACATACGAATCAGCAGAGGCGTGAACGTGAAGACGCCGGTGCCGTTCGGTTTCAGACCGCACTACGCCCGCTACGTCGATCCAAGCACGGGCCAGGCGTATTCCATCAAGGTGATTCCATCGGCAGACGCAATGAGCTGGAACGAAGGTTACGGCATGTACGGGACGGGCGAGATCGATGCAATAGCAAGCCGTAACGATCCCGCGAAGCCGATGCTGATCCTGTTCGCGCACGACGGCGACAACAGTTGGTCGGGAGGCTATTCCTATTACAATGAAAACGTGACCAACTTCTGTCACCAGGCGGCGACGAAGGGCTACGAACCCTCGACCGTTGACGAGTACCTGGCAGACCATCCGGTCGATCCCGGCGACGTTGTTCACGTCGAGGACGGCGGATGGGTGAACGCCGACGGCGATTTTGGATCGCCTCAGTTCATAAACTGGAACTGGCCTCTCGTGGACGCGAGTGGCCAGTTTGACATACCGGACGGCTGGGCCGAGGACGAGCGCAATTGGGCCGTGCTCACGGCGGCGCAGAACCGAGTCGAGACTGCCGAGGCGATTTTTGGGACGGAACCGAGCCCCGCCAAGATCTACGATCCGACAACCGGCGCGAACAGTGTCGAGAAGGCGTGGCATCACTTGCTCTCAGGTTACGAGAGCGGCTACATGTACTACGGAACTTCGCTCGACATGGAAGTCAAGGCCACCCTCGCCGCAAACGCCGCGGTTCTGTATGCGGACCCGGTGATCACCGGCGGTGGCGGCGCGGATGCGGTTGCGCCCACGATTTGGCTGCCTCAGCGGCTTCCCTGGAATCCCGGTGGGAGGGGAGGAGGTTCTCTCTGGGGCTATCCGAGTGGTGAGGGCACTCAGATGGCGAGTGATTTCTGGATTTGGACGTTCGTCTACGACGCTTCCGGCGTGAAACGGGTTCAACTCAAGTACCGGCTGGATGCCGATGGCACAAATCCGATGACGAGCGATCAAAACGAAACCTACGCCGGCGGTGCGGAAGTGGGGTCGTGGCAGACGCTGGCGATGGCGTGGCGAGACTTCCCGAAGGGCAACTATCTCAACGACCCCAGCATCAATTTCTCCGTGCTTCCAGACTACATTGCCGACGAATACTATGTCCACGTCACTGAATTGTCCGAGGTATTGATAGACTACTACGTCGAGGCCGAGGACTCGCTGGGAAACGTCAAGCGTAGCCCGATCCAGCACGTGTGGATCGGTGAGACCTCGGGAAGCCCGTCGCACGTCATCGACGGAAGTCTCGACACAACTTCAACGCTGGTGGCCTCGAACGGCAGCCTGCACCTCTACGCCGACTGGGACGGGCAGTATCTCTACGTGGCGACGGAAGGTGTGGGGAGCACGGCCGGTTGGGATCACTTCGTGATTCTCGGCGTGGATCTCTCGACTCCGGTAGCTGCGCCGTGGGCCAAGGCAGGAACTGTAGCCGACCGCACGCTCTACCTGGGCAACGAGGATTCCAACAACTGGTGCGGTTGGTTTGATGAGAACGAGAACGTCCTTTCGAGCGGAATCGAAAAGGCCTCGGGGAGTTACCTGGAGGGGCTGGTGGCGCTCGAGACTTATCTCGGCACGCCGCTTCCCGGCGGTGTCTATCTTGCGATGGCGGCGTACCAATCCGCTGACGGAGGAGTCCTCGCGGCACAGGTGCCTGCTGGAAACGGGAATGGGAACGTCGAGGCGGCCGAATACGTTTACTTCCCGCTTGCCGTCACTGGTGTAGAGCCGGACCAAGGCAGCGGTGGTTCTGCATCGCCCCAAGCGGCGGTGTCCTTGTCGGTGAGACCCAACCCTTCCAGCTCCGGCGCTCAGTTCGAACTCTTCTTGCAGCGTCCTCAGAAGTTACTGTTCGACATCTATGACATCCACGGCCACAAGGTGAGGACTCTGGATGGTGGACTCGTGAGCGCGGGACGCCAGTCACTCGCGTGGGATGGCCGCGACGCAAGAGGGCAGGAGGTCTCGCCCGGCGTCTACATCATTCGTATTGACGCCGCGGGGCAGGCACTGAGTAAGAAGATAGTGGTTTTGAGATGA
- a CDS encoding cytochrome-c peroxidase, translating into MKRIHVFLAVVILFVPLLVLAADNSPQPLTGVEVHSLGPQKLGNLPQVSVPADNPQTGMKIMLGKQLYFDTRLSKDNTISCATCHDPLAGWADKGPTSEGIGSQRGGRRAPPVSNAAYLPLQFWDGRAPSLEEQAKGPIQNPVEMGNTHEQMLRTVGDIPGYVEEFKNVFGTTPVTIDQVAQAIAAFERTVITTDSPFDRLVKGDDTALTPLEKQGLEIFNGKAHCTACHWGGHFTDGRFHNLGVTQSGPLKVDDGRSEITKNPKDTRAFKTPTVRDAALRPPYMHTGGEKTLTDVVNFYNKGGGTRDAYLDRIMVPLGLTDQEVSALVAFMTRAMTSLNPEVAAVTPIPASVLPK; encoded by the coding sequence ATGAAGAGAATTCACGTATTTCTCGCTGTTGTAATCCTGTTTGTCCCGCTTCTGGTTCTGGCTGCCGACAACTCGCCCCAACCCCTCACCGGGGTGGAGGTACATTCGCTGGGACCGCAGAAACTCGGCAACCTGCCTCAAGTGTCTGTCCCGGCCGATAATCCCCAGACCGGCATGAAAATCATGCTGGGCAAACAGCTCTATTTTGACACCCGTCTTTCAAAGGACAACACCATTAGCTGCGCCACATGCCACGACCCTCTCGCGGGCTGGGCTGACAAGGGTCCGACGAGCGAGGGAATAGGTTCGCAGCGCGGCGGCCGCAGAGCTCCGCCAGTCTCCAACGCAGCCTACCTACCCCTGCAATTCTGGGACGGAAGAGCCCCGAGTCTCGAGGAACAAGCCAAGGGGCCGATCCAGAATCCAGTCGAGATGGGCAATACTCATGAGCAAATGCTGAGAACAGTAGGTGATATTCCAGGTTATGTGGAAGAGTTCAAGAATGTGTTCGGAACGACGCCCGTAACGATCGACCAGGTGGCGCAGGCCATAGCTGCGTTCGAGCGCACCGTCATCACGACGGATTCGCCTTTTGACAGGCTTGTCAAAGGCGACGATACCGCCCTGACGCCGCTCGAGAAGCAAGGGTTAGAGATATTCAACGGAAAGGCACATTGCACGGCATGTCACTGGGGCGGTCATTTCACGGATGGAAGATTCCACAATCTAGGTGTCACGCAGAGTGGTCCGCTCAAAGTAGACGATGGTAGATCGGAAATCACAAAAAACCCCAAGGATACGCGCGCCTTCAAAACGCCGACAGTTAGAGACGCTGCACTACGACCGCCATACATGCATACGGGCGGGGAGAAGACTCTGACAGACGTGGTCAATTTCTACAATAAGGGCGGGGGCACACGTGACGCATACCTCGATCGCATAATGGTACCCCTTGGACTCACTGACCAGGAGGTGAGTGCACTGGTTGCGTTCATGACGCGTGCCATGACGAGCCTCAATCCTGAAGTTGCAGCCGTGACGCCCATCCCGGCCTCAGTACTGCCAAAGTAG
- a CDS encoding AIR synthase family protein, with protein MKPKAAQTGNDLPEIGKISPEIFDEVIFPMLGRKDSSVLVPPQHGVDVGVIDIGGGFVMAITCDPVFVVPQYGWERSAWFAIHILASDAATSGLRPRYLAIDLNLPMSITKHDLVTLWKTMHKECDKLGIAIVAGHTARYEGTDYPMIGGATMMSVGPKTDYITPAMASPDEDIVITKGPAIEASALFAVALPRRVEEAYGLVFAGRAEALFWQTSVVEDALTAVSVGVRENGVTAMHDATECGLWGGLYEVARASRVGMRIEKGKIPIPDEVEKICRLFEIDPFSSISEGTLIITCKKAKTTKLLSCLEGKGILAAKIGETCPEEHGITLLERDHEIPLEHPRVDPFWKAFGQALAAESK; from the coding sequence ATGAAACCGAAAGCAGCGCAGACAGGGAACGACCTGCCCGAAATCGGAAAAATCTCCCCGGAAATATTCGACGAAGTCATCTTTCCCATGCTTGGTCGTAAGGACAGCAGCGTTCTGGTACCCCCTCAGCACGGTGTGGACGTCGGCGTCATCGACATCGGTGGGGGTTTTGTGATGGCCATCACCTGTGATCCGGTGTTCGTGGTGCCTCAGTACGGCTGGGAGCGCTCGGCGTGGTTCGCCATCCACATTCTCGCCTCGGACGCCGCGACTTCCGGCTTGCGCCCCCGATACCTCGCTATCGACCTCAACCTTCCGATGAGCATCACAAAACATGACCTAGTGACTCTCTGGAAGACGATGCACAAGGAATGCGACAAGCTGGGCATCGCCATTGTCGCCGGCCACACTGCCCGATACGAGGGAACGGATTATCCCATGATCGGCGGGGCGACGATGATGTCCGTCGGCCCCAAGACAGACTACATTACCCCGGCCATGGCGTCGCCGGACGAAGACATCGTGATCACGAAGGGACCCGCGATCGAAGCATCGGCGCTCTTCGCAGTGGCCTTGCCGCGCCGTGTTGAGGAGGCCTACGGCCTGGTGTTCGCGGGACGTGCCGAGGCCCTCTTCTGGCAGACTAGCGTTGTTGAGGATGCCCTCACCGCGGTCTCAGTCGGAGTGCGCGAGAATGGCGTCACAGCAATGCACGACGCCACCGAATGCGGCCTCTGGGGAGGGCTCTACGAGGTGGCTCGCGCTTCCCGCGTGGGGATGCGAATCGAAAAGGGAAAGATTCCGATTCCGGACGAGGTAGAGAAAATCTGCCGTCTCTTTGAGATCGATCCCTTCTCTTCGATCAGCGAGGGCACTCTGATTATTACGTGCAAGAAAGCGAAGACAACGAAGCTTCTCTCGTGCTTGGAAGGGAAGGGGATTCTGGCGGCAAAAATAGGGGAGACCTGTCCGGAAGAACATGGAATAACTTTGCTCGAGAGAGATCACGAGATACCTCTCGAACACCCGAGGGTCGATCCTTTCTGGAAGGCGTTCGGGCAAGCCCTCGCGGCCGAGAGCAAGTAG
- a CDS encoding carbon starvation protein A — protein MNAVPIVLGAILVMALAYRYYSAFLAARIAAIDDSRPTPAHSLNDGHNYHPTNKWVLFGHHFAAISGAGPLIGPVLAAQFGYAPGLLWMLLGAVLAGGVHDFLILVASIRRQGKSLAEIARHEVSPVAGTIASLAILIIIIVALAGLGLAVVNALKESSWGTFTIAATIPVALFVGLWMYRIRPGHIVEASAIGVIGVFAAVILGGRVPHSFLGPWFTLSQNGIIVAIAAYGFIASVLPVWLLLCPRDYLSSYLKIGTIVALVIGVLVVHPYLKMPAVTSYVHGGGPIIPGKLFPFLFITIACGAISGFHSLVASGTTPKMISKESDAILIGYGAMLVEGIVSVVALIAACSLVPADYFAINVAPAKFAGMGMTPVNLADLSAQVGENVAGRPGGAVSLAVGFAQIFSGLPGMRGLMSYWYHFAIMFEALFILTTIDTGTRVARFLFQEFGGRFYKPMERTGWIPGTLISTGLVVFCWGYFIWTGNISTIWPMFGTANQLLAGVALAVATTALINAGKVRYLWVTLVPMSFVTVTTLYAGWRNIFDNFMPLTTTPGKVGLGYVNVTLSGLIMFCAVVVLIESFRRSYRVLTQGKHVRAGKTALGSESQFQQHKFGEA, from the coding sequence ATGAACGCTGTGCCGATTGTGCTGGGTGCCATTCTTGTGATGGCCCTGGCATACCGCTACTACAGCGCCTTCCTCGCGGCCAGGATCGCCGCTATCGACGACAGCCGGCCGACGCCCGCTCACAGCCTCAACGACGGCCACAACTATCACCCGACTAACAAGTGGGTTCTGTTCGGACACCACTTCGCCGCCATCTCCGGGGCGGGACCGCTGATCGGCCCTGTCCTTGCGGCCCAGTTCGGGTACGCCCCCGGGTTGCTCTGGATGCTGTTGGGGGCAGTGCTGGCTGGGGGCGTGCATGACTTTTTGATCCTCGTGGCGTCCATACGGCGCCAGGGAAAATCACTGGCTGAGATCGCTCGCCACGAGGTGAGTCCCGTTGCCGGAACGATCGCCTCTTTGGCCATTCTAATAATCATCATCGTGGCGTTGGCAGGGTTGGGGCTGGCAGTGGTCAACGCTCTGAAAGAAAGCTCTTGGGGTACGTTCACGATCGCCGCGACAATTCCAGTGGCGCTGTTCGTCGGCCTGTGGATGTACCGGATTCGGCCTGGTCACATTGTCGAGGCCAGCGCGATCGGAGTGATTGGCGTGTTTGCCGCCGTGATTCTTGGCGGGCGCGTGCCTCACTCGTTCCTGGGCCCCTGGTTCACGCTCTCACAGAATGGGATTATCGTCGCCATCGCAGCCTACGGCTTCATCGCGTCCGTACTGCCCGTTTGGCTCTTGCTCTGCCCCCGCGACTACCTCAGCTCCTACTTGAAGATCGGGACGATCGTGGCGCTCGTGATCGGCGTCCTGGTGGTTCACCCTTACCTCAAAATGCCCGCCGTCACTTCTTACGTGCATGGCGGCGGACCGATCATTCCCGGAAAGCTCTTTCCGTTTCTCTTCATCACTATCGCTTGCGGAGCCATATCGGGCTTTCACTCGTTGGTGGCCTCCGGTACCACGCCCAAGATGATATCGAAGGAATCGGACGCCATCCTGATCGGCTACGGGGCCATGCTCGTGGAAGGCATCGTGAGCGTTGTCGCCTTGATCGCCGCTTGTTCGCTGGTGCCGGCCGACTATTTTGCCATCAACGTGGCGCCGGCCAAGTTTGCCGGCATGGGAATGACTCCGGTGAATCTTGCCGACCTTTCCGCACAGGTCGGAGAGAACGTGGCGGGCAGGCCCGGAGGCGCGGTATCGCTGGCCGTCGGGTTCGCTCAGATATTCTCCGGCCTGCCGGGCATGAGGGGCCTCATGTCCTACTGGTATCATTTCGCCATCATGTTCGAGGCCCTTTTCATTCTAACTACGATCGACACCGGGACGCGCGTCGCGCGGTTCCTTTTTCAGGAGTTCGGCGGTCGGTTCTACAAGCCGATGGAGAGGACCGGCTGGATTCCCGGAACACTCATCTCGACGGGCCTCGTGGTTTTCTGCTGGGGATATTTCATATGGACCGGCAACATCAGCACGATCTGGCCGATGTTCGGCACCGCCAATCAACTGCTGGCGGGAGTGGCGCTGGCCGTGGCTACGACCGCGCTTATCAACGCAGGCAAGGTCCGCTATCTGTGGGTGACTTTGGTACCGATGTCCTTCGTGACCGTCACGACGCTCTACGCCGGCTGGCGGAACATCTTCGACAATTTCATGCCGCTGACGACTACTCCGGGGAAGGTGGGACTGGGATACGTGAACGTCACTCTCTCCGGCCTGATCATGTTCTGCGCCGTGGTCGTCCTGATTGAATCATTCCGCCGCTCTTACCGCGTTTTGACCCAAGGCAAGCACGTGCGAGCCGGAAAGACCGCACTCGGTTCAGAATCACAATTCCAGCAACACAAATTCGGCGAGGCGTGA